Proteins encoded by one window of Ulvibacter sp. MAR_2010_11:
- a CDS encoding HupE/UreJ family protein, protein MSDFWLYFKLGLEHVLDWKAYDHILFLIVLCAAYTFSSWKRLLLLVTLFTVGHTISLLLANYNVVSVSTRWIEFLIPITILLAAIFNLFTAGKEKRHEKLGLFYIITVFFGLIHGFGFATYYKMISGGNEILPLLEFALGVEAAQIIVVLLVLILAFIFQMLFRFNKRDWVLVISSIVIGMVIPMLISNWIF, encoded by the coding sequence ATGTCCGACTTCTGGTTATACTTTAAACTAGGCTTAGAACACGTTCTTGACTGGAAAGCCTACGACCACATACTTTTTTTAATTGTGCTATGCGCTGCCTATACATTTAGTTCGTGGAAACGTCTGTTATTACTAGTCACCTTATTCACGGTAGGACATACCATTTCCCTACTGCTGGCAAATTACAATGTGGTGAGTGTTTCTACTCGATGGATTGAGTTTTTAATTCCCATAACTATTTTATTAGCCGCCATATTTAATTTATTTACCGCCGGCAAGGAAAAGCGACACGAAAAACTGGGACTTTTTTACATTATCACGGTTTTTTTCGGATTGATACACGGCTTCGGATTTGCAACCTATTACAAAATGATAAGTGGAGGGAATGAGATACTACCGCTACTGGAATTTGCCTTGGGAGTAGAAGCAGCCCAAATTATTGTGGTTTTACTTGTTTTAATTCTGGCATTTATCTTTCAAATGTTGTTCCGTTTTAATAAACGCGATTGGGTGCTGGTAATCTCTTCTATCGTAATTGGAATGGTCATTCCCATGCTAATCTCCAACTGGATTTTTTAA
- a CDS encoding T9SS type A sorting domain-containing protein, producing MKNKITLAACLLLFTIGFAQTDDALLGTVPLNTEKTPELEALYQQSKILEMTGTAAEINANRLAIKAAWQEVNPAISNLYRPIGAPTYDKVGFNGTPYVPGVIKERSEPEPTREWTTDLLVRAGFIDGVDMDVTGTGDIYIAAFENLIDFGGTEDFIYIYKSTDNGASFSLWKEQATVAPIRKVQLISMDGSGDEYLIAFTRFENGLLQAVRFDFPTASMDFQTVDTDVTDFGVDRNYPGTTASQRCFVAYQKTTGCTEVFSARSTAGSYGFDWIDPISIAATCGSQVEFTYGLNGACYATYTGASSGNLYANANPSYNDPASWEARETIVDGAIQETLNPVIAAARNDFATDKVIIWTSDRAAGSTDNYNGKGYLRDSGAAYVEFTNFGSGGANWNIAHTDKWVRKVNGTEIIRTSYVRDNIDDSEFDLNRSLTFNGTGFDTFESVADVDHQVFDGFPSATAETADNMPCMAFAGTSGSGLYGFDLYFDNKAGVLAIQDQEIDGLSYYPNPAGNELHVSANESLDQITMFTLLGQQVLQIAPNNTRATLETASLSQGIYVLKIESQGKSNTYKIVKE from the coding sequence ATGAAAAACAAAATTACATTAGCTGCATGCCTGTTGTTATTTACCATAGGGTTTGCACAAACAGACGATGCTTTATTGGGTACAGTCCCCTTAAACACAGAGAAAACTCCGGAGTTAGAAGCGCTTTATCAACAGAGCAAAATTCTGGAAATGACGGGAACAGCGGCCGAAATAAATGCCAACAGATTGGCAATCAAGGCTGCCTGGCAAGAAGTAAATCCGGCAATTTCCAACCTATATAGACCCATTGGAGCTCCTACCTATGATAAGGTAGGATTTAACGGGACTCCTTATGTTCCAGGTGTAATCAAAGAGCGCTCTGAACCTGAGCCAACGAGAGAGTGGACTACCGATTTATTGGTGCGAGCCGGTTTTATTGACGGGGTAGATATGGATGTGACCGGAACCGGAGACATATATATAGCTGCCTTCGAAAACCTGATTGATTTTGGGGGTACCGAAGACTTTATCTATATATACAAGTCTACAGACAATGGAGCAAGTTTTTCGTTGTGGAAGGAACAAGCGACAGTTGCCCCCATTAGAAAGGTACAATTAATTTCGATGGACGGTTCAGGCGATGAGTATTTAATAGCTTTTACTCGTTTTGAGAATGGGCTTTTACAAGCGGTACGATTCGATTTTCCAACGGCTTCCATGGATTTCCAAACAGTGGATACCGATGTGACCGATTTTGGAGTAGATAGAAATTATCCGGGAACAACCGCAAGCCAGAGATGTTTTGTTGCCTATCAAAAAACCACCGGTTGCACCGAAGTTTTCAGTGCAAGAAGTACCGCCGGATCTTATGGATTCGATTGGATAGACCCAATAAGCATAGCAGCTACCTGCGGATCTCAAGTAGAATTTACCTATGGCCTTAACGGGGCTTGTTATGCAACATATACAGGCGCCTCTTCCGGAAACTTATACGCAAATGCAAATCCTAGTTATAACGACCCTGCTTCCTGGGAAGCAAGAGAAACAATTGTAGATGGGGCGATACAGGAAACTCTAAATCCTGTTATTGCTGCCGCTCGAAATGATTTTGCTACAGATAAAGTTATAATCTGGACATCAGACAGAGCAGCCGGTTCTACAGACAATTATAACGGAAAGGGCTATTTGAGAGACAGTGGAGCAGCCTATGTAGAATTTACCAATTTTGGTTCGGGTGGAGCGAACTGGAACATTGCTCATACCGATAAATGGGTGCGAAAGGTCAATGGGACAGAAATAATTCGTACTTCATACGTGCGGGATAATATTGATGACAGTGAATTTGACCTCAACAGATCGCTAACCTTTAACGGAACAGGCTTCGACACATTTGAGAGTGTGGCCGATGTCGACCATCAGGTATTCGACGGATTTCCTTCTGCCACTGCAGAAACTGCGGATAATATGCCCTGTATGGCTTTTGCCGGGACAAGCGGCTCAGGCTTATACGGATTTGATCTCTATTTTGACAATAAAGCAGGGGTATTAGCGATTCAAGACCAAGAAATAGATGGTCTAAGCTACTATCCAAATCCTGCAGGAAATGAATTGCATGTTTCTGCAAATGAAAGTCTGGACCAAATTACAATGTTTACCCTCTTGGGGCAACAAGTTCTCCAAATAGCACCCAACAACACAAGAGCTACTTTGGAAACGGCTAGTCTTTCACAAGGTATTTATGTGTTAAAGATTGAAAGTCAGGGAAAATCAAACACGTATAAAATAGTTAAAGAATAG
- a CDS encoding DUF3109 family protein, protein MFQLGKTIVSEEIIEKDFVCNLHACKGACCVEGEAGAPVTVEEVEILKEIYPKVAPFLRPEGIEAIKEQGTHTTSDLGELETPLVHGKECAYVTFKPNGTASCGIEDAFNAGVVSFRKPISCHLYPVRVQEYSEFAAVNYHKWPICNDACTLGKELKVPVYKFVKEALIRKFGAHWYAQLEKVAQDY, encoded by the coding sequence ATGTTTCAGCTTGGTAAGACAATAGTTTCAGAAGAGATCATCGAAAAGGATTTTGTGTGCAATCTTCATGCGTGCAAAGGTGCCTGTTGTGTGGAAGGAGAAGCAGGAGCACCTGTAACTGTGGAAGAGGTTGAAATTCTCAAAGAAATTTACCCGAAGGTTGCCCCTTTTCTACGCCCCGAAGGTATCGAAGCGATAAAAGAGCAAGGAACACATACAACCAGTGATCTTGGAGAGTTGGAAACACCTTTGGTACACGGGAAGGAATGCGCCTATGTTACCTTTAAACCGAATGGCACTGCCAGTTGCGGTATAGAAGATGCATTCAATGCCGGAGTGGTGTCTTTTAGAAAACCTATTTCATGTCATTTGTACCCGGTACGGGTACAAGAATACAGTGAATTTGCTGCGGTTAATTATCACAAATGGCCCATTTGCAATGATGCATGTACTTTGGGGAAAGAATTGAAAGTTCCTGTCTACAAATTTGTAAAAGAAGCCTTGATCAGAAAATTTGGAGCACATTGGTATGCTCAATTGGAGAAGGTTGCACAAGATTATTAA
- a CDS encoding T9SS type A sorting domain-containing protein gives MKYPLLIFVILLSHLGTAQNPDLFGTWYLQGYQLSGGGYFPVPETNPQIAPFIRFIDTANAENSDGDGGCNLFTANLVYDPQESLYEFDVFTTSSNFCADPVGTDYEDSMYLYFFQEGSMYHYAFYTDNDGNTVLVIQNQFLDFAEFKNVPLAVSEVATLNFTAYPNPVADKLFIFSESNLAEKLSVYTISGQKVIEISQNTNSIDVSGLSEGLYFLEIHTSEGISVQKFIKK, from the coding sequence ATGAAGTACCCTCTTCTAATTTTTGTCATTCTCTTAAGCCACTTGGGTACTGCTCAAAATCCCGATCTTTTTGGAACCTGGTATCTACAGGGCTATCAACTGAGCGGCGGCGGTTATTTCCCGGTACCCGAAACCAATCCTCAAATAGCTCCTTTTATTCGCTTTATAGATACTGCGAATGCCGAAAATAGTGATGGAGATGGCGGTTGCAACCTGTTTACAGCTAATTTGGTGTACGACCCTCAGGAAAGTTTGTATGAATTTGATGTTTTTACGACCTCGTCTAATTTTTGTGCAGACCCGGTTGGGACCGATTATGAAGATTCAATGTATCTATATTTCTTTCAGGAAGGAAGTATGTATCATTATGCTTTTTATACCGATAATGATGGAAATACCGTTTTGGTAATTCAAAATCAATTTCTCGATTTCGCCGAATTTAAGAATGTCCCGCTCGCAGTTTCAGAAGTTGCAACACTAAACTTTACCGCCTATCCCAATCCGGTGGCAGACAAACTATTTATATTTTCTGAAAGCAATCTTGCTGAAAAACTTTCGGTGTATACAATTTCGGGACAAAAAGTGATTGAAATTTCCCAAAACACAAATTCGATTGATGTTTCGGGGCTTTCTGAAGGCTTGTACTTTTTAGAAATCCACACTTCGGAAGGGATATCGGTTCAGAAATTTATAAAAAAATAA
- a CDS encoding ribonucleotide-diphosphate reductase subunit beta, whose protein sequence is MSAVEPILQPNDNRFVIFPIQHHDIWEWYKKSEASFWTAEEIDLHQDLTDWTGKLSDDERYFIKHILAFFAASDGIVNENLAENFVNEVQYSEAKFFYGFQIMMENIHSETYSLLIDTYVKDDKEKDQLFNAIENFPAIKKKADWALKWIDSPSFAERLIAFAAVEGIFFSGAFCSIFWLKKRGLMPGLTFSNELISRDEGVHCDFAVHLHNHHLINKVPKERIREILVDALNIEREFITESLPASLIGMNSKLMTQYLEFVTDRLLVELQCEKEYNATNPFDFMDMISLQGKTNFFEKRVSEYQKAGVTNMDKESNKISFDADF, encoded by the coding sequence ATGAGCGCAGTGGAGCCAATTTTACAACCAAATGATAATAGATTTGTAATATTCCCTATTCAGCATCACGATATTTGGGAGTGGTATAAAAAATCGGAAGCTAGTTTCTGGACAGCCGAAGAGATTGATTTACATCAAGATCTTACAGACTGGACCGGAAAGTTAAGCGACGATGAGCGCTATTTTATAAAACATATCCTCGCATTTTTTGCAGCCAGTGATGGTATTGTGAACGAAAACCTGGCCGAGAATTTTGTAAATGAAGTTCAATACAGTGAGGCCAAGTTTTTCTACGGTTTCCAGATTATGATGGAAAACATTCATAGTGAAACCTATTCCTTACTAATCGATACCTACGTAAAGGACGACAAAGAAAAAGATCAACTTTTTAATGCTATTGAAAACTTTCCCGCTATTAAAAAGAAGGCAGATTGGGCATTAAAGTGGATTGACAGTCCGAGCTTTGCAGAGCGATTAATTGCTTTTGCAGCGGTTGAAGGTATTTTCTTTAGCGGCGCTTTCTGCTCAATTTTCTGGTTGAAGAAACGTGGATTGATGCCGGGCCTTACCTTCTCTAACGAATTAATTTCTCGCGATGAAGGAGTGCATTGTGACTTTGCGGTGCATTTACACAATCATCACTTAATTAATAAAGTTCCGAAAGAACGTATCCGTGAAATTTTAGTAGATGCCCTAAACATTGAAAGAGAATTTATTACCGAATCACTTCCTGCAAGTCTTATTGGTATGAATTCGAAGTTGATGACACAATACCTCGAATTTGTAACCGATCGTCTTTTGGTCGAATTGCAATGCGAAAAAGAATACAACGCCACGAATCCATTCGACTTTATGGATATGATATCCTTGCAAGGAAAGACAAATTTCTTCGAGAAACGTGTTTCCGAATATCAAAAGGCCGGCGTTACCAACATGGACAAAGAGTCTAATAAGATTAGTTTCGACGCAGATTTTTAG
- a CDS encoding MarC family protein, which yields MQLNFKEIATATMVLFAVIDIIGNIPIIISLREKSGRINSGKAAIIAAVLMIVFLFLGESILKLIGINVSEFAVAGALILFFIALEMILGITLFKDSEHTSPDLASIFPLAFPLLAGPGSLTTLLSLRAEYSIQNIIVAILVNIIIIYIVLKTSARIQRFLGINGIAVIKKIFGVILLAIAVKLFTSNIQELFN from the coding sequence ATGCAACTCAATTTTAAAGAAATAGCGACAGCCACAATGGTGCTTTTTGCGGTGATTGATATTATCGGGAATATTCCCATAATCATTTCATTACGTGAAAAATCGGGTCGCATCAATTCCGGAAAAGCCGCCATTATTGCTGCAGTACTCATGATTGTTTTCTTGTTTCTGGGAGAAAGCATTTTAAAATTAATAGGAATTAACGTGAGTGAATTTGCCGTTGCCGGTGCCCTCATCCTGTTTTTTATTGCCTTAGAAATGATTTTGGGCATTACACTTTTTAAAGATTCCGAACACACTAGCCCCGATTTGGCGTCTATCTTCCCGTTGGCTTTTCCGCTTCTGGCGGGGCCCGGAAGCTTAACCACTTTATTGTCACTTCGCGCCGAATACTCTATTCAAAATATAATTGTCGCGATTTTAGTCAATATTATCATTATCTATATTGTGTTAAAAACATCAGCGCGAATTCAGCGTTTTCTGGGAATCAACGGAATCGCCGTCATTAAAAAAATATTCGGGGTAATTTTGCTGGCGATTGCCGTAAAATTATTCACGTCGAATATTCAGGAGTTATTTAATTAA
- a CDS encoding ribonucleoside-diphosphate reductase subunit alpha — translation MNVIKRDGRKEPIMFDKITARVRKLCYGLNELVDPVKISMRVIEGLYDGVTTSELDNLAAEVAATMTTSHPDYARLAARISVSNLHKNTKKSFSEVMHDLYTYVNPRTGKDAPLLSDEVYKVIKENADDLDSTIIYNRDFGYDYFGFKTLERSYLLKLNGQIVERPQHMLMRVSVGIHLDDLAAVKETYELMSKKFFTHATPTLFNSGTPKPQMSSCFLLTMKDDSIDGIYDTLKQTAKISQSAGGIGLSIHNIRATGSYISGTNGTSNGIVPMLRVFNDTARYVDQGGGKRKGSFAIYVEPWHADIFDFLDLKKNTGKEEMRARDLFYAMWIPDLFMKRVQEDGEWTLMCPNECPGLFDCHGDEFETLYEKYEAEDKGRKTIKARELWEKIMESQIETGTPYMLYKDAANRKSNQKNLGTIRSSNLCTEIMEYTSEDEVAVCNLASIALPMFVKNNEFDHKELFRVTKRVTKNLNRVIDRNYYPVKEAENSNFRHRPVGLGVQGLADTFIMLRLPFTCDEAKKLNQEIFETLYFAAVSASMEEAKVDGAYQTYKGSPISQGLFQHNLWGIKDEELSGRWDWGKLRKDIKKHGVRNSLLVAPMPTASTSQILGNNEAFEPYTSNIYTRRVLSGEFIVVNKHLLEDLVALGLWNEDLKEEIMRANGSVQDVDNIPQELKELYKTVWELSMKDIIDMSRHRGYFIDQSQSLNLFMENANFAKLTSMHFYAWKSGLKTGMYYLRTKSAVDAIKFTLKSEAQKEPVAAVAEIAKVEATSADSNKPMSPQELRELLAKSKTTPEDDDCLMCGS, via the coding sequence ATGAATGTAATTAAAAGAGACGGCCGAAAAGAACCTATAATGTTCGACAAAATCACCGCACGAGTACGTAAACTGTGTTATGGTTTAAACGAATTAGTAGATCCTGTAAAAATTTCGATGCGTGTTATTGAAGGGTTATACGATGGGGTAACAACCAGTGAACTCGATAACCTCGCCGCCGAAGTAGCAGCAACTATGACAACCTCACATCCCGACTATGCGCGTCTGGCTGCAAGAATTTCGGTCTCTAACTTACACAAAAACACCAAGAAGAGCTTTTCGGAGGTGATGCATGATCTCTATACCTATGTGAATCCGCGTACCGGAAAAGATGCACCTTTGTTAAGCGATGAAGTGTACAAGGTAATCAAGGAGAATGCAGACGACCTGGATTCAACAATTATTTACAACCGTGATTTCGGGTACGATTACTTCGGATTTAAAACATTAGAACGTTCCTACTTACTAAAACTAAACGGTCAGATTGTTGAACGTCCACAACACATGCTCATGCGCGTTTCCGTAGGAATCCATTTAGACGATTTGGCAGCCGTAAAGGAAACCTACGAGCTCATGTCGAAAAAATTCTTTACCCACGCAACACCTACTTTATTTAACAGTGGTACACCTAAACCACAAATGTCCTCATGCTTCTTATTAACGATGAAGGATGACAGTATTGACGGTATCTACGACACACTGAAGCAGACTGCTAAAATCTCACAATCTGCCGGTGGAATTGGATTGTCTATCCATAACATTCGAGCAACCGGATCCTATATCTCGGGAACCAATGGAACATCCAATGGAATTGTTCCTATGCTTCGTGTGTTTAATGATACCGCGCGCTATGTAGATCAAGGGGGAGGAAAACGTAAAGGTTCCTTTGCAATTTATGTAGAACCATGGCATGCCGATATCTTCGACTTCCTGGATTTAAAGAAAAACACCGGAAAAGAAGAAATGCGCGCCCGCGACCTGTTCTACGCCATGTGGATCCCGGATTTGTTTATGAAACGAGTTCAGGAGGACGGCGAATGGACGCTTATGTGTCCTAACGAATGCCCCGGCTTGTTCGATTGCCATGGTGATGAGTTTGAAACCTTGTACGAGAAATACGAAGCAGAAGACAAAGGCCGAAAAACAATTAAGGCAAGAGAACTTTGGGAAAAGATCATGGAATCTCAAATTGAGACAGGAACACCTTATATGTTGTATAAGGATGCAGCCAATCGAAAGAGCAATCAGAAGAATTTGGGAACCATTCGTTCTTCAAACCTCTGTACCGAAATTATGGAATACACTTCCGAAGATGAAGTGGCAGTATGTAATTTGGCATCCATTGCCTTACCAATGTTCGTGAAGAACAATGAGTTCGATCACAAAGAATTATTCCGAGTTACCAAACGTGTGACCAAAAACCTGAACAGAGTTATCGATAGAAATTACTATCCGGTGAAGGAAGCCGAAAACTCTAACTTCCGTCATCGCCCGGTAGGTCTTGGCGTACAGGGACTGGCCGATACCTTTATTATGTTGCGCCTTCCTTTTACGTGTGACGAAGCCAAGAAATTAAATCAGGAAATTTTTGAAACATTATACTTCGCGGCAGTTTCGGCATCTATGGAAGAAGCCAAAGTTGACGGAGCGTATCAAACCTACAAAGGATCACCTATCTCACAAGGATTGTTTCAGCACAACCTATGGGGAATAAAGGACGAAGAACTAAGCGGACGCTGGGATTGGGGAAAACTGAGAAAGGATATCAAAAAGCATGGGGTACGTAACTCTTTATTGGTTGCGCCTATGCCAACAGCATCCACCTCTCAGATTTTAGGAAATAATGAAGCCTTTGAGCCTTATACTTCTAATATCTATACCCGAAGAGTACTTTCCGGGGAGTTTATTGTAGTAAACAAGCATTTGCTGGAAGATCTGGTTGCCTTAGGACTTTGGAACGAAGATCTGAAAGAAGAAATTATGCGTGCCAACGGATCGGTTCAGGATGTGGATAATATTCCGCAGGAATTAAAAGAACTGTACAAAACCGTTTGGGAGTTAAGTATGAAAGACATCATCGATATGTCACGCCATAGAGGCTACTTTATCGATCAATCGCAATCGCTGAACCTGTTTATGGAAAATGCCAATTTTGCAAAATTAACGTCTATGCATTTTTACGCATGGAAGAGTGGTCTAAAAACAGGAATGTACTATTTGCGAACTAAGAGCGCTGTGGATGCTATTAAGTTCACTCTTAAGAGCGAAGCCCAAAAAGAACCCGTTGCAGCCGTTGCCGAAATCGCCAAGGTGGAAGCAACTTCGGCCGACTCGAATAAGCCAATGTCACCTCAGGAATTACGTGAATTACTTGCTAAATCCAAGACTACCCCCGAAGATGACGATTGTTTGATGTGCGGGTCTTAA
- a CDS encoding TetR/AcrR family transcriptional regulator — protein sequence MSKAEKTKQFIIEKSSVHFNKKGYLGTSLSEITDITGLTKGSIYGNFENKDDLAQAAYKFNAKKIGARLLQVSEQCTGGADEKLTAILDYYRNNWRELMQHGGCPLLNAAVEVDDTFPKLIPYVRKSFNEFSKMLESIIFLGITEKRFRPEIESEKFAATIIMLIEGGILLSQTLDNKDYLNIALDRVEFIIQNEMLV from the coding sequence ATGTCCAAGGCCGAAAAAACGAAACAATTTATTATTGAAAAGTCTTCTGTTCATTTTAACAAAAAGGGGTATTTGGGGACTTCATTGAGCGAAATTACCGATATCACCGGTCTTACCAAGGGGAGTATCTATGGAAACTTCGAAAATAAAGATGATCTAGCGCAGGCGGCATATAAATTTAATGCAAAAAAAATAGGTGCGCGACTTCTTCAAGTATCTGAACAATGTACCGGCGGAGCCGATGAAAAATTGACCGCGATACTGGATTATTACAGAAATAATTGGCGAGAACTTATGCAACATGGGGGTTGTCCCTTGTTGAACGCAGCTGTCGAAGTGGATGACACCTTCCCTAAATTAATCCCCTATGTACGTAAGTCCTTTAATGAGTTTTCAAAAATGCTTGAAAGTATTATCTTTTTGGGTATCACCGAGAAGAGGTTTCGTCCGGAAATCGAATCAGAAAAATTTGCCGCTACCATTATAATGCTTATTGAAGGAGGGATATTGCTTTCACAAACGCTAGACAATAAGGACTATTTAAATATTGCTTTAGACAGAGTGGAATTTATAATCCAAAATGAGATGTTGGTGTAA
- a CDS encoding SRPBCC family protein has protein sequence MSKNTVTLHRVLATSPEKVFRAFSNADAHAAWIPPYGFVCKVHQMDFRVGGNYKMSFVNFSTGNSHSFGGEYLDIKPNELIRNTDRFDDPNLPGEMITTVRFNKVSCGTELHILQEGIPDAIPVEMCYLGWQESLEKLKKLVEPEIPDA, from the coding sequence ATGTCTAAAAACACAGTAACACTACACAGAGTGCTGGCCACTTCGCCTGAGAAAGTTTTTCGGGCTTTTTCTAACGCAGATGCTCATGCAGCCTGGATTCCCCCATACGGTTTTGTATGTAAGGTGCATCAAATGGATTTTCGTGTAGGAGGAAACTACAAAATGTCCTTTGTCAATTTCTCTACAGGCAATTCTCATTCCTTTGGAGGGGAATATCTGGATATAAAACCCAACGAACTGATAAGAAATACAGATCGGTTTGACGATCCTAACTTACCCGGAGAGATGATAACAACAGTGCGATTCAACAAAGTTTCTTGCGGTACAGAGTTACATATTTTGCAGGAAGGAATACCTGATGCAATTCCGGTTGAAATGTGCTATCTGGGATGGCAGGAATCTCTGGAAAAACTAAAGAAATTGGTTGAGCCCGAAATTCCCGATGCATAG
- a CDS encoding S41 family peptidase, with product MKFDKNYIPLFVGAAIAVGIFIGSKLNFNDNTEKIFATNSKKDKLNRLIDYIDYEYVDRVNTDSIVDVTVNGILENLDPHSVYIPKADYEHNAEDMRGNFVGIGISFYTYKDSIAVIRAIEGGPAAKVGIKGGDRILYADGKKLFGENILRDSITAFLKGEKNTKVDLKVYREGEKKLLNFRVKRKEVPLVSVDASYKLTDDIGYIKVNRFSETTYNEFKEALEELADQGISKLVLDLRNNPGGYISTAERIIDEFLEDDKLILITRNKSGEENKTYATRRGDFEDGKLYVLINENSASASEIVAGALQDNDKGIIIGRRSFGKGLVQREMSLGDGSAVRLTIARYYTPSGRSIQKPYGNGNEAYYQDYEKRYRNGELISQDSIKVADSLRFVTPKGKVVYGGGGIIPDIFVPKDTSIENETLQYLSRSGFMSYFIFEYLEKNRAVFKGMTFKKFAENYSIDKSLSDEFIQYSRFSEAQIDMTNYANDLNKALKANIAQQLFGNNAYEYILNEGDPMLSKVLELEQREKTKK from the coding sequence ATGAAATTCGATAAAAATTACATTCCATTATTCGTGGGGGCAGCAATTGCGGTCGGTATTTTTATTGGATCAAAGCTCAACTTTAACGACAATACCGAAAAGATCTTCGCCACCAATTCGAAAAAAGACAAACTCAACCGTCTTATCGATTATATAGATTACGAATATGTTGACCGGGTAAATACCGACAGTATTGTGGATGTCACCGTAAATGGAATCCTTGAAAACCTGGATCCGCATTCGGTGTATATCCCAAAAGCCGATTACGAACACAATGCCGAGGACATGCGCGGGAATTTTGTGGGGATTGGCATTAGCTTTTATACCTATAAAGACTCTATTGCGGTTATTCGCGCTATCGAAGGTGGACCGGCAGCAAAAGTTGGGATAAAAGGCGGAGATCGCATTTTATATGCCGACGGAAAGAAACTTTTCGGAGAAAATATACTTCGAGACAGTATTACAGCCTTTTTAAAAGGAGAAAAAAACACCAAAGTCGATCTTAAAGTATATAGAGAAGGGGAAAAGAAGCTGCTCAATTTTAGAGTGAAGCGGAAGGAAGTTCCTTTGGTAAGTGTAGATGCATCTTATAAACTTACCGATGATATTGGCTATATTAAGGTGAATCGGTTTTCTGAAACTACCTATAACGAATTTAAAGAAGCGCTGGAAGAATTAGCAGATCAAGGGATTTCGAAATTGGTGTTAGACCTTCGGAATAATCCGGGAGGCTATATTTCTACTGCCGAAAGAATTATCGATGAGTTTTTAGAAGACGATAAACTAATTCTAATTACCCGAAATAAAAGCGGGGAAGAAAATAAAACCTACGCTACACGGCGCGGTGATTTCGAAGACGGAAAACTCTACGTGTTAATCAATGAAAATTCTGCTTCAGCCAGTGAAATTGTAGCGGGAGCTTTACAAGACAACGACAAAGGAATCATTATTGGCAGACGTTCTTTTGGCAAGGGACTCGTGCAACGTGAAATGTCCTTGGGTGATGGAAGCGCAGTGCGATTAACTATAGCCCGTTATTATACACCAAGCGGAAGATCTATTCAGAAACCCTACGGAAATGGAAACGAAGCCTATTACCAGGATTACGAAAAACGCTATAGAAATGGCGAATTAATTAGTCAGGACAGCATCAAAGTGGCCGATTCCCTGCGTTTTGTGACTCCCAAAGGGAAGGTGGTTTATGGTGGTGGAGGTATTATCCCCGATATATTTGTTCCTAAAGACACCAGCATTGAAAATGAAACCCTTCAGTATTTATCCAGAAGCGGTTTTATGAGCTATTTTATATTTGAATACCTCGAAAAAAACAGAGCTGTTTTTAAAGGGATGACTTTTAAGAAATTTGCTGAAAACTATTCGATAGATAAAAGTCTTTCCGATGAATTTATTCAATATTCCCGATTTAGTGAAGCTCAAATAGACATGACTAATTATGCGAATGATCTTAATAAGGCGCTCAAGGCGAATATCGCACAACAATTATTCGGGAACAACGCTTACGAGTATATTTTAAATGAAGGAGATCCTATGCTTTCGAAAGTACTCGAATTGGAACAAAGAGAAAAAACCAAAAAGTAA
- a CDS encoding dCMP deaminase family protein yields the protein MSPKKQHKYDVAYLRMAQEWSKLSYCKRRQVGALIVKDKMIISDGYNGTPTGFENFCEDEAGYTKWYVLHAEANAISKVASSTQSCKGATLYITLSPCKECSKLIHQAGITRLVYLNEYKDNSGVKFLEKAGVNISHIEVLE from the coding sequence ATGAGTCCGAAGAAACAACACAAGTACGACGTGGCCTATTTGCGTATGGCGCAAGAGTGGAGCAAGCTTTCTTATTGTAAACGCAGACAAGTTGGCGCGCTTATTGTGAAAGATAAAATGATAATCAGCGACGGATACAACGGAACGCCCACCGGTTTCGAAAATTTTTGCGAAGACGAAGCAGGGTATACCAAATGGTATGTATTACATGCCGAAGCCAATGCAATCTCTAAAGTAGCTTCATCTACGCAATCGTGTAAGGGAGCAACCTTGTACATTACATTGTCACCGTGTAAGGAGTGTAGCAAGCTAATACATCAGGCCGGAATTACACGCCTGGTTTATTTAAACGAATATAAAGACAACTCGGGAGTGAAATTTTTGGAAAAAGCCGGCGTTAACATTAGTCATATAGAAGTTTTAGAATAG